A genomic region of Streptococcus suis contains the following coding sequences:
- the mmuM gene encoding homocysteine S-methyltransferase: protein MGRFKELLENQEFVILHGALGTELEFRGHDVSGKLWSAKYLLENPQYIKDIHKDYICAGADLVTTSTYQATFEGLAEAGLSQAEAEKLIRLTVDLAKEARDEVWADLSEAEKGQRTYPLISGDVGPYAAYLANGSEYTGDYGNIGLVELKDFHRRRMELLLEQGAELLALETIPNFLETQALVELLADDFPNFEAYISFTSQDGQSISDGTSIEKIAELINSSEQVLAVGLNCTAPSLYPAFLSQLREKTDKPFVTYPNSGEVYDGATQTWKEEADHSHSLLDNTLAWHKLGAKVVGGCCRTRPADIESLVAGLK, encoded by the coding sequence CAGGTAAGCTTTGGTCTGCCAAATATCTTTTGGAAAATCCTCAGTATATCAAGGATATTCACAAGGATTATATTTGTGCTGGAGCAGATTTGGTCACGACATCAACCTATCAGGCGACTTTTGAAGGTTTGGCGGAAGCTGGTTTGTCACAGGCTGAGGCTGAAAAGTTGATTCGTCTGACAGTTGATTTGGCTAAGGAGGCTCGAGACGAGGTTTGGGCTGACTTGTCGGAGGCTGAAAAAGGACAACGAACCTATCCCCTTATTTCAGGTGACGTTGGTCCTTATGCGGCTTATCTAGCCAATGGTTCGGAGTACACAGGTGATTATGGCAACATCGGTTTAGTGGAGTTGAAGGACTTTCACCGTCGTCGGATGGAGCTCCTCTTAGAACAGGGGGCAGAACTCTTGGCCTTGGAGACCATTCCAAATTTTCTTGAAACACAAGCTTTGGTAGAGTTGCTGGCAGATGATTTCCCAAATTTCGAAGCCTATATCAGCTTCACCTCGCAGGACGGTCAGTCGATTTCTGACGGAACATCAATTGAGAAAATAGCAGAGCTGATTAACAGCAGCGAGCAGGTTTTAGCAGTTGGTCTTAACTGTACAGCACCGTCTCTTTACCCAGCCTTTCTCAGTCAGTTGAGAGAGAAAACGGATAAACCATTTGTCACCTATCCAAATTCGGGTGAGGTCTATGATGGAGCCACTCAAACCTGGAAAGAAGAAGCTGACCATAGCCACAGCCTTTTGGACAATACTCTTGCTTGGCATAAGCTAGGAGCTAAAGTGGTTGGAGGTTGTTGCCGAACCCGACCAGCTGATATTGAAAGTCTTGTCGCAGGATTGAAATAA
- a CDS encoding NUDIX hydrolase: METWNAYTADGHLTDHTLIRGEAIPDGLYHLVVECIVRHRDGSTLFMKRDSTKPSYPDYYEATAGGSALFGEIAEQAILREVREETGIELTATQLRHHTHFVAHDDQCIFHCYWAETDWDKSAIQLQADETSHYIWVPQEKLKDFLENEQVIPRQKDYVERLFLEN, from the coding sequence ATGGAAACTTGGAACGCCTACACAGCCGACGGTCACTTGACCGACCACACCCTCATACGCGGAGAAGCCATTCCCGATGGTCTCTACCACCTAGTCGTCGAGTGCATCGTCCGCCACCGTGACGGCAGCACCCTCTTCATGAAACGCGACAGCACCAAGCCCTCCTACCCTGACTATTATGAAGCGACAGCAGGAGGCTCGGCTTTATTTGGGGAAATAGCAGAGCAGGCCATTTTACGCGAAGTCCGCGAAGAGACAGGCATTGAACTGACAGCGACCCAACTCCGCCACCATACACACTTTGTTGCCCATGACGACCAGTGTATCTTCCACTGCTACTGGGCTGAAACCGACTGGGACAAATCTGCCATCCAACTCCAAGCCGACGAAACCAGCCACTACATCTGGGTCCCACAGGAAAAACTGAAAGATTTCTTGGAAAATGAACAGGTTATCCCAAGACAGAAAGACTATGTGGAGAGGTTGTTTTTAGAAAACTAA
- a CDS encoding argininosuccinate synthase, giving the protein MTKEKLILAYSGGLDTSVAIAWLKKDYDVIAVCMDVGEGKDLDFIHDKALSIGAIESHVLDVKEEFAQEYVLPALQAHAYYEQKYPLVSALSRPLISKKLVEMAHKTGATTIAHGCTGKGNDQVRFEVAIAALDPSLKVVAPVREWKWAREEEIIFAKENGVPVPADLDSPYSVDQNLWGRANECGVLENPWNEAPEDAFGITTSPENAPDTPEYVDIEFKAGIPVAVNGEELSLANLIQKLNVIAGKHGVGRIDHVENRLVGIKSREIYECPGAITLLTAHKEIEDLTLVREVSHFKPIVSNELSNLIYNGLWFNPATDALKAYLAQTQAVVNGTAKVKLYKGSAKVVARKSPNSLYNEYLATYTSADTFDQDAAVGFIKLWGLPTKVNAEIHKKS; this is encoded by the coding sequence ATGACAAAAGAAAAATTAATCTTAGCTTATTCAGGTGGCCTGGATACTTCAGTTGCAATTGCTTGGTTGAAGAAAGACTATGATGTCATTGCGGTTTGTATGGATGTTGGAGAGGGTAAGGACCTCGACTTTATTCATGATAAGGCCTTATCAATCGGTGCTATTGAGTCCCATGTATTGGATGTAAAAGAAGAATTCGCCCAAGAATATGTCCTACCAGCCCTACAAGCCCATGCCTACTATGAGCAAAAATATCCGCTGGTATCGGCTCTCAGCCGTCCTTTGATTTCTAAAAAGTTGGTGGAAATGGCTCATAAGACAGGAGCAACCACTATCGCTCACGGCTGTACTGGTAAGGGCAATGACCAGGTGCGGTTTGAGGTAGCCATTGCAGCCCTGGATCCAAGCTTGAAAGTCGTGGCTCCTGTCCGTGAATGGAAGTGGGCGCGTGAAGAGGAAATTATCTTCGCCAAGGAAAATGGTGTACCAGTCCCTGCTGACCTGGACAGTCCTTACTCAGTTGACCAAAACCTTTGGGGTCGTGCCAATGAGTGCGGAGTTTTAGAAAATCCATGGAATGAAGCGCCAGAAGATGCTTTTGGCATCACTACTTCTCCAGAAAATGCACCAGATACTCCTGAGTATGTCGATATTGAGTTTAAAGCAGGGATTCCCGTTGCTGTGAATGGTGAAGAGTTAAGTCTGGCTAATCTCATTCAAAAACTCAATGTCATTGCTGGTAAGCATGGTGTGGGACGGATTGACCACGTGGAAAATCGTTTAGTCGGAATCAAGTCACGTGAAATTTATGAGTGTCCAGGTGCTATTACCCTTCTGACAGCCCACAAGGAAATTGAAGATTTGACCTTGGTACGGGAAGTATCGCATTTCAAACCGATTGTTTCAAATGAACTCTCTAACTTGATTTACAATGGTTTGTGGTTCAATCCTGCAACAGATGCCTTGAAGGCCTATCTTGCTCAGACCCAGGCAGTTGTTAATGGCACCGCAAAAGTGAAATTGTATAAGGGATCAGCCAAAGTAGTTGCTCGGAAATCTCCAAATTCCCTTTATAATGAATATTTGGCAACCTATACCAGTGCAGATACTTTTGACCAAGATGCAGCAGTTGGTTTCATCAAGCTTTGGGGATTACCAACCAAGGTCAATGCGGAAATTCATAAAAAGAGCTAG
- a CDS encoding YidC/Oxa1 family membrane protein insertase translates to MKKKVKWAGLLVVSLIVLTACGTGPVTSQSTDAWDRLIYWFASIIQFLSINGQIGIGIILFTILIRTLLLPLFQIQMNSSRKMQELQPQLKKLQAEYPGTDMESRQQLYEATQALYKENGVSMRASMIPLFIQMPILLALFQALTRVEALKVGHFLWLNLGEPDPFFILPILAAVFTFLSSWLTNKSAIEKNMAMTIMTYVMPVIIFFFAVAAASGVALYWTVSNAYQVAQTLVFNNPFKIIAERQAKIAAEKERQAKIRRAQKKAQKKK, encoded by the coding sequence TTGAAAAAGAAAGTTAAATGGGCAGGTCTACTGGTAGTATCTCTAATTGTTTTAACAGCCTGCGGAACAGGGCCAGTGACCAGTCAATCTACAGATGCGTGGGATAGATTAATTTACTGGTTTGCCAGCATTATTCAGTTCCTATCTATCAACGGTCAAATTGGAATCGGTATTATACTTTTTACCATTTTAATTCGAACCCTTCTGTTGCCTTTGTTCCAAATACAGATGAATTCCTCACGGAAGATGCAGGAGCTTCAACCTCAGCTGAAAAAGTTGCAAGCGGAGTATCCAGGAACGGATATGGAAAGTCGCCAGCAGCTCTATGAAGCAACGCAAGCTCTCTACAAAGAGAATGGTGTCAGCATGAGGGCGTCCATGATTCCGCTCTTTATTCAAATGCCAATCCTTTTGGCCCTCTTTCAAGCTCTGACACGTGTTGAAGCCTTGAAAGTAGGTCACTTCCTTTGGTTAAATCTTGGGGAGCCGGATCCGTTCTTTATTTTGCCGATTCTGGCTGCAGTGTTTACATTCCTTAGCTCATGGTTGACCAATAAATCAGCAATTGAGAAGAATATGGCTATGACAATTATGACCTATGTCATGCCCGTGATAATCTTTTTCTTTGCTGTGGCAGCTGCTAGTGGGGTGGCTTTGTATTGGACGGTGTCAAATGCCTATCAGGTTGCTCAAACCTTGGTGTTCAATAATCCGTTTAAAATAATAGCAGAGCGTCAAGCGAAAATTGCTGCGGAAAAAGAACGTCAGGCAAAAATCCGACGGGCACAGAAAAAAGCACAGAAAAAGAAATAG
- the jag gene encoding RNA-binding cell elongation regulator Jag/EloR, giving the protein MKFTGASVEEAIQNGLVELNIPRKKAHITVVAREKKGFLGFGKKPAIVDIDVINETTVVKANQKAVRGVPSEINDLNEPVKSVSEATIDLGKVVAAVKEFEKSGQTLDDDIKAQILKNEKEATTILEETGRIEILSEDLLTTTDATTSAKEDVNQEVVSENQADNFADLDIKIEPQYDIEQVVSEVTAYVQEILDDMDVEARIDTSHNRRTINIQVDTNEPGRVIGYHGKVLKALQLLAQNFLYNRYERNFYITINVNDYVEHRAEVLQGYAQKLAERVLAEQEAYHTDPMSSSERKIIHRIISKMDGLTSYSEGSEPNRYVVVDIEGNHD; this is encoded by the coding sequence ATGAAATTTACAGGAGCAAGTGTTGAAGAGGCCATCCAGAATGGCTTGGTAGAGCTGAATATTCCTCGAAAAAAAGCACATATTACTGTGGTTGCGCGTGAGAAGAAAGGTTTCCTTGGTTTCGGTAAAAAGCCAGCGATTGTGGATATTGATGTCATCAATGAAACAACGGTTGTTAAGGCTAATCAGAAAGCAGTTCGTGGCGTTCCAAGTGAAATTAATGACCTCAATGAACCAGTAAAAAGCGTTTCAGAGGCTACGATTGACCTAGGAAAAGTTGTTGCAGCGGTGAAAGAATTTGAAAAGTCTGGTCAAACGCTTGATGATGATATTAAAGCGCAGATCTTGAAAAATGAAAAAGAAGCGACAACGATTTTGGAAGAAACAGGTCGGATTGAAATTCTTTCAGAAGATTTACTAACTACTACAGATGCAACAACATCTGCTAAGGAAGACGTAAATCAAGAAGTCGTCTCAGAAAATCAAGCAGATAATTTTGCTGATTTAGATATTAAGATTGAGCCTCAGTATGATATTGAACAAGTTGTTTCAGAAGTGACAGCTTATGTACAAGAAATTCTGGATGATATGGATGTTGAGGCGCGTATTGATACAAGTCATAATCGCCGTACAATCAATATTCAAGTGGATACCAATGAACCAGGTCGTGTTATCGGTTATCACGGAAAAGTCTTAAAGGCTTTGCAACTTTTGGCTCAGAACTTCTTATACAACCGTTATGAGCGTAATTTCTATATTACAATCAATGTGAATGATTATGTAGAACACCGCGCAGAGGTTCTTCAAGGCTACGCACAAAAATTGGCAGAACGTGTTTTGGCAGAGCAGGAAGCCTACCATACAGATCCGATGTCAAGTAGCGAACGTAAAATTATCCACCGCATTATCTCTAAAATGGACGGTTTGACAAGCTATTCAGAAGGTAGCGAGCCGAACCGATATGTCGTTGTAGATATTGAAGGGAATCATGATTAA
- a CDS encoding VOC family protein, translated as MQTIIPHLWYNTEAKEAVEFYVDLFGGKIDWTYTITDTPSGDSDLVQFQLGDMTLAAISAGPYFKLNESMSLMVSVADKADVTRLYEALSDGGRVLMPLAEYPFSPYYVWLEDRFGLSWQLSYAPDLDKPYSFDICLLFSQDQVGLAQPMLDYYKDKLPQARLGRLSYYGEGEAAVAAAKLNYAELLIGDQKIIAMDHGYGGEASFNEAFSFMVYVDSQEEAESWYEKVSAVLEAEICGWAKDQFGISWQIVPRILMEAYDMASPEKVKAVNAAVMTMKRLDIAAIQALLN; from the coding sequence ATGCAAACCATAATCCCACATCTCTGGTACAATACAGAGGCAAAAGAAGCTGTAGAGTTCTATGTGGACCTTTTCGGCGGCAAGATTGACTGGACCTATACCATTACAGATACGCCTTCTGGCGACTCTGACTTGGTCCAATTCCAACTGGGGGACATGACCCTGGCGGCGATTAGCGCGGGGCCTTATTTCAAGCTCAATGAGTCCATGTCCCTCATGGTGTCGGTGGCTGACAAGGCGGATGTGACTCGCCTCTACGAAGCCCTGTCAGACGGTGGTCGTGTGCTTATGCCATTGGCAGAATATCCCTTCAGTCCTTACTATGTCTGGCTGGAAGACCGCTTTGGTCTGTCTTGGCAACTGTCCTATGCACCGGACTTGGACAAGCCCTATAGCTTTGACATCTGCCTGCTCTTCTCCCAGGACCAGGTTGGTTTAGCCCAACCTATGCTAGATTATTACAAGGATAAGCTGCCTCAAGCTCGTCTTGGTCGCTTGTCTTACTATGGCGAAGGTGAGGCTGCGGTGGCTGCTGCCAAGTTGAATTATGCGGAGCTTTTAATCGGAGATCAAAAAATCATCGCTATGGACCACGGCTATGGCGGTGAGGCCTCTTTCAACGAAGCCTTCTCCTTCATGGTTTATGTAGATAGTCAGGAAGAAGCGGAGAGCTGGTATGAGAAGGTATCGGCAGTTCTAGAAGCGGAGATTTGCGGTTGGGCCAAGGATCAGTTTGGGATTTCCTGGCAAATTGTGCCGCGGATTTTGATGGAGGCATACGATATGGCAAGTCCAGAAAAGGTCAAGGCAGTCAACGCGGCTGTGATGACCATGAAGCGTTTGGACATTGCGGCTATTCAAGCATTGCTAAACTAG
- a CDS encoding transcription repressor NadR, producing MKATERRKKILSLLRESLDPLAANYLAKEFGVSRQVIVGDVALLRAEGEAVLATPRGYLLQSSLPSTEGAYIRKIACQHGPEEVERELTILLEGGAQILDVEIEHPIYGLLSGKLNIASLEDRDHFLDALGQYQGVLLSNLTEGVHTHTVSFPSVQAYNELSVALKHAGILLENQ from the coding sequence ATGAAAGCAACAGAACGACGTAAGAAAATCCTATCCCTTTTACGAGAAAGCCTCGATCCCCTTGCAGCTAATTATCTGGCGAAAGAATTTGGAGTGAGTCGGCAAGTAATTGTTGGAGATGTAGCCTTGCTTCGTGCGGAGGGAGAAGCTGTCTTGGCAACTCCGAGAGGGTACTTGCTCCAATCTTCTTTGCCATCTACTGAAGGAGCCTACATTCGAAAGATAGCTTGTCAACATGGTCCAGAAGAGGTAGAAAGAGAGTTGACAATCTTGCTAGAGGGTGGAGCTCAAATATTAGATGTTGAAATTGAGCATCCCATTTACGGCTTATTATCCGGCAAGCTGAATATTGCAAGTTTAGAAGATAGGGATCATTTTTTGGATGCCTTGGGTCAATACCAAGGTGTGTTACTGAGTAATTTAACAGAAGGAGTTCATACACATACAGTCTCTTTCCCATCTGTGCAAGCCTATAATGAACTTTCAGTAGCTTTAAAACATGCAGGTATTTTACTAGAAAATCAATAA
- the argH gene encoding argininosuccinate lyase, with translation MEAKKLWGGRFEASLEEWVEEFGASIRFDQKLAKYDIQGSLAHVKMLGATGIIKLEEAQAIQTGLEELLADYEAGKLVFDIRNEDIHMNIESLLTEKIGPVAGKLHTARSRNDQVATDMHLYLKDTLFQVVDKLTNLRQILVDLAQEHVETIMPGYTHLQHAQPISFAQHLLAYYNMFSRDSDRFTFNMQHTDLSPLGAAALAGTTFPIDRQMTSDLMGFAKPYSNSLDAVSDRDFILEFLSNASILMMHMSRLCEEIINWCSHEYQFVTLSDTFSTGSSIMPQKKNPDMAELIRGKTGRVYGNLVGLLTVMKSLPLTYNKDLQEDKEGMFDTAETILVSIDILAGMLQSMTVHKERMAQSTEKDFSNATELADYLANKGMPFRQAHEIVGKLVLECSKAGHYLQDVSFETYQAISPLIQADIYDALSSKVAVSRRNSLGGTGFESITDQLKSAKEEIQNAKSL, from the coding sequence ATGGAAGCAAAGAAATTATGGGGAGGTCGCTTTGAAGCCAGTCTTGAGGAATGGGTTGAAGAATTCGGAGCCTCCATTCGCTTTGACCAAAAATTGGCCAAGTATGATATTCAGGGGTCTTTAGCCCATGTCAAGATGCTTGGAGCCACAGGGATTATCAAGCTTGAAGAAGCCCAGGCTATTCAAACTGGTCTGGAAGAATTGTTAGCAGACTATGAGGCTGGCAAGTTGGTGTTTGATATTCGAAACGAAGACATTCACATGAATATTGAAAGTCTATTGACGGAGAAAATTGGTCCAGTTGCAGGTAAACTCCACACAGCTCGTTCTCGTAACGATCAAGTAGCGACCGATATGCACCTTTATCTGAAGGATACCCTCTTTCAAGTGGTAGACAAATTGACCAACCTACGTCAGATTTTAGTAGATCTTGCACAGGAACATGTGGAAACTATCATGCCCGGCTATACCCACTTGCAACATGCCCAGCCTATCAGTTTTGCTCAGCACTTGTTGGCCTATTACAACATGTTCAGCCGAGACAGTGACCGTTTTACATTCAACATGCAGCATACAGATCTATCCCCACTTGGTGCGGCGGCCTTGGCAGGGACGACCTTTCCGATTGACCGTCAGATGACCTCTGATTTGATGGGATTTGCCAAGCCTTATAGTAATTCTCTTGATGCTGTGTCTGACCGTGATTTTATCCTGGAATTTCTGTCAAATGCCAGTATCCTCATGATGCACATGTCGCGTTTGTGTGAAGAAATCATTAACTGGTGTTCACATGAATACCAATTTGTCACCCTATCCGATACCTTTTCAACAGGTTCTTCCATCATGCCTCAGAAGAAAAATCCAGATATGGCTGAGCTGATTCGGGGGAAAACAGGTAGAGTTTATGGGAACTTAGTTGGTCTACTGACGGTCATGAAATCCCTGCCTTTAACCTATAACAAGGACTTGCAGGAAGACAAGGAAGGCATGTTTGACACGGCAGAAACGATTTTAGTATCTATCGATATTTTGGCAGGGATGTTGCAATCGATGACGGTCCATAAGGAAAGGATGGCTCAATCGACAGAGAAGGACTTTTCCAATGCGACTGAATTGGCAGACTATCTAGCAAACAAGGGTATGCCCTTCCGCCAAGCGCATGAGATTGTTGGAAAACTGGTCTTGGAATGTAGCAAGGCAGGACACTATCTCCAGGATGTATCGTTTGAGACCTATCAGGCTATTTCGCCTCTTATTCAAGCAGATATTTATGATGCCTTGTCCTCCAAAGTTGCTGTCAGTCGCAGAAATTCCCTTGGCGGGACAGGTTTTGAATCGATTACAGACCAGTTGAAAAGTGCCAAAGAGGAAATTCAGAACGCAAAAAGCCTATAA
- the rnpA gene encoding ribonuclease P protein component translates to MKKSYRVKRERDFNDIFTKGNNVANRRFVVYRLPKEQKHFRVGLSVSKKLGNAVMRNKIKRRIRHILIECQHQLVADDFVIIARKGVEELSYQEMKQNLIHVLKLAKLYQEGVVIEKES, encoded by the coding sequence TTGAAAAAAAGCTATCGTGTCAAGCGTGAACGAGATTTTAATGACATTTTTACAAAAGGAAACAATGTCGCCAATCGGAGGTTTGTTGTCTACCGATTACCTAAAGAGCAGAAGCATTTCCGAGTAGGTTTATCTGTCAGCAAAAAATTGGGAAACGCTGTCATGCGAAATAAGATTAAGCGCAGGATTCGTCACATCTTAATTGAATGCCAACATCAACTGGTAGCAGATGACTTTGTTATCATTGCTCGAAAAGGTGTAGAGGAATTGTCCTATCAAGAAATGAAGCAAAACCTCATCCATGTTTTGAAACTAGCTAAACTATACCAGGAAGGTGTTGTGATTGAAAAAGAAAGTTAA